A window of Silurus meridionalis isolate SWU-2019-XX chromosome 4, ASM1480568v1, whole genome shotgun sequence contains these coding sequences:
- the phf20l1 gene encoding PHD finger protein 20-like protein 1 isoform X2 encodes MSKKPPNRPGITFEVGARVEAQDYLQKWYPSRIEKIDYDEGKMLVHFDRWSHRYDEWILWDSNRLRPLDRPTLRKEGLKEEEDMAVCLNIERHGEMRSSRLRELPGCTENTEDHKDLPQQRQLQDLKDGEEVLARWTDCRYYPAKIESVNKEGTYTVQFYDGVIRCVKRIHIKSMPDDAKGQDWIALVKAATAAAKSKGGCRPRTSANSNKDRDDRAEPRLDELNDEDNNADSDRLGSSDEEDCKPSSEELEMAKRKRRSSRQGSCSNVKRARLNKTAGCAKNESDCREELPMASQAGPADETCLGEEPLQSAVTQRHPACVPSTPPGPSRSCRLKHDSGESSISSLSTSTAAESKPSPSSIHTLSDGHTATSNSPQKRRRSQRLATSLDSTCPPSPPSRDSNPNTPQPDSSQRTEAGNSCMIKAEPSLSKPVTSTPPPFVPAPATAQSVLTEKEGMTAMLLVNHTLVAERLPNVVAATGPKTASRTQKPNKHAREPIINTKRSDDPMSPNESLVDLDHNKFKCQIPGCSKAFRKAKLLDYHLKYYHNNDKELESELCSPERGGHARATSTSVPTSSLVEIPDSKRRRTVSTSSSLSSQGHMLQLDCAGSCLKPPKFCRKKHSSASVSSDSTEVSLPTLPRDKTFENFNDRILKRVGEKDKHLDQGLCMKSERKYKIEDKCQLIGKKRDKERRDRKEKDPFKLKQKKKKKKKKKSKQYCYSDMEDVSMSYLERSAYLLHHSASSSFSKHSAFQFPRAILSVDLTGENLSDIDFLEDSTTESLLFSGDEYNQDLDSLTMEDFQDEEDDSANEIVRCICEMDEENGFMIQCEECMCWQHSVCMGLLEDSIPDQYICYICRDPPGQRCNAKYRHEKDWLYKGHMYGLSLLTENYSHQNAKKIVSTHQLLADVYSVKKVLHGLQLKMDILQNKHNPSLHLWARSWVNSDEDQPMGGVPDCIMFQQHVNQNLNPDTYITSEHSYQKPSSMGHQHKHEQGFQTSSQTLSFIPKEEEVSSAISLTGCVSESSSGLVEPARNCLQWQMNLLTHIEDVQNQVAGRMDLIEKELDVLESWLDFTGELEPPDPLARLPQLKWRIKQLLMDLGKVQQMSTMCSV; translated from the exons ATGAGTAAGAAACCCCCTAACAGGCCTGGCATTACATTTGAAGTTGGAGCCCGAGTGGAAGCTCAGGACTATTTGCAAAAATG GTATCCTTCACGTATAGAGAAGATTGACTACGATGAAGGGAAAATGCTTGTCCATTTTGACCGTTGGAGCCATCGATATGACGAGTGGATTTTATGGGACAGCAACAGACTACGTCCTCTAGACCGACCCACACTGCGTAAAGAGGGActgaaagaagaggaagacatGGCTGTATGTCTGAATATT GAGAGACACGGTGAGATGAGATCATCTCGCCTGCGTGAGCTTCCTGGATGTACAGAGAACACAGAGGACCATAAAGACTTGCCACAACAGAGACAA TTACAGGACCTGAAAGATGGCGAAGAAGTTCTTGCTCGATGGACAGACTGCCGGTATTATCCTGCCAAGATCGAAAGTGTCAACAAAGAGG GTACCTACACGGTTCAGTTTTATGATGGGGTGATTCGCTGTGTGAAGCGAATCCATATTAAATCTATGCCAGATGATGCCAAAGGACAA GATTGGATTGCCCTTGTGAAGGCAGCCACAGCTGCTGCCAAAAGCAAAGGAGGCTGTCGACCTCGCACCAGTGCCAACAGTAACAAAGACAGAGATGACCGAGCAGAGCCCAGGCTCGATGAACTCAACGATGAGGACAACAATGCCGACTCTGACAGGCTTG GCTCTTCTGATGAGGAAGACTGTAAGCCATCTTCTGAGGAGCTTGAAATGgctaaaagaaaaaggaggagcaGCAGACAAGGCAGTTGCAGCAATGTGAAAAGAGCTCGCCTCAACAAAACAGCAG GTTGTGCCAAAAATGAGAGTGACTGCAGAGAAGAGCTTCCCATGGCATCACAG GCCGGTCCAGCAGATGAAACTTGCCTTGGTGAGGAGCCATTACAGTCTGCTGTAACCCAAAGACATCCTGCATGTGTCCCCAGCACACCCCCAGGACCCTCTCGCTCTTGTAGACTAAAGCATGATTCTGGAGAGTCGAGCATCAGCAGCTTAAGCACAAGCACAGCAGCAGAGTCTAAACCCTCACCTAGTTCCATTCATACCCTCTCAGATGGACACACAG CCACTTCAAACTCTCCTCAGAAGCGTAGAAGATCTCAGCGCCTCGCAACTTCCTTAGATTCAACCTGCCCACCCTCACCACCCAGCCGGGATTCCAATCCCAACACACCACAACCTGATAGTAGTCAGAGAACAG aAGCTGGCAACAGTTGCATGATAAAAGCTGAACCCTCTTTAAGCAAACCCGTAACTAGTACTCCTCCGCCTTTTGTTCCTGCTCCTGCAACTGCTCAATCTGTCTTGACTGAGAAGGAAGGAATGACAGCCATGTTGCTCGTCAATCATACGTTAGTGGCAGAGAGATTGCCAAATGTTGTAGCAG CTACTGGTCCAAAAACTGCTTCAAGGACCCAAAAACCCAACAAGCACGCCAGAGAGCCCA TAATAAATACCAAGCGATCTGATGACCCCATGTCTCCTAACGAGTCTCTGGTTGACCTCGACCACAATAAGTTCAAGTGTCAAATTCCAGGCTGCTCTAAAGCCTTTCGGAAAGCTAAGCTGCTGGATTACCATCTGAAGTATTACCACAACAATGATAAAGAGCTGGAGAGTGAATTATGCTCACCTGAAAGAGGAGGTCATGCCAGAGCCACATCTACTTCTGTACCCACAAGCAGCCTAGTGGAGATACCAGACAGCAAAAGGCGAAGGACAGTGTCCACATCCTCCT ctcTGTCTTCTCAGGGCCACATGCTACAGCTGGACTGTGCTGGCTCTTGTTTGAAGCCTCCAAAGTTTTGTAGGAAGAAACACTCCTCTGCCTCTGTCAGCTCAGACAGCACTGAAGTCTCACTGCCAACTTTACCCAGAGACAAGACTTTTGAGAATTTTAATGACAGGATTCTGAAGAGGGTCGGTGAGAAGGACAAACACCTGGATCAAG gACTGTGTATGAAGTCTGAAAGGAAATATAAAATTGAAGACAAATGCCAGCTCATCG ggaAAAAGAGGGATAAAGAACGCagagatagaaaagaaaaagacccTTTCAAActcaaacagaagaaaaagaaaaagaagaagaagaaatccaAGCAGTACT GCTACTCTGATATGGAAGATGTCTCCATGTCCTACTTGGAGAGATCAGCGTATCTCCTTCATCACTCTGCCTCTAGCTCCTTTTCTAAACACTCAGCCTTCCAGTTTCCTCGTGCCATTCTGTCAGTCGATCTCACAGGAGAGA ACCTATCAGACATTGACTTCTTAGAGGACTCCACCACAGAGTCTCTGCTATTTAGTGGTGATGAATACAACCAAGATCTGGACTCTCTCACAATGGAGGATTTCCAGGATGAAGAGGATGACTCTGCAAATGAGATTGTCCGTTGCATCTGTGAAATGGATGAAGAGAATGGCTTCATGATTCAG tgtgaggagtgtatgtGCTGGCAGcatagtgtgtgtatgggacTACTTGAGGACAGCATACCTGACCAGTATATTTGCTACATCTGTAGAGACCCACCAG GACAGAGATGTAATGCCAAATATCGTCATGAAAAAGATTGGCTATACAAGGGCCACATGTACGGCTTATCTTTACTGACTGAGAACTACTCGCATCAGAACGCTAAGAAGATTGTGTCTACCCATCAGTTACTGGCTGATGTGTACAGTGTTAAAAAGGTGCTTCATGGTCTTCAGCTCAAGATGGACATCTTACA GAATAAACACAATCCCAGTTTGCACTTGTGGGCCCGTTCCTGGGTAAACTCTGATGAAGACCAGCCTATGGGCGGAGTTCCAGACTGCATCATGTTTCAGCAGCACGTCAACCAGAACTTAAACCCTGACACCTATATCACCAGTGAGCACAGCTACCAAAAGCCTTCTAGCATGGGCCACCAACACAAACATGAGCAGGGCTTCCAGACTTCCTCGCAGACACTCTCATTTATACCAAAGGAAGAGGAG GTTAGCAGTGCTATCTCATTGACTGGCTGTGTGAGTGAGAGCAGCTCAGGGCTCGTGGAGCCGGCCAGAAACTGTCTGCAGTGGCAGATGAACCTCCTTACACACATTGAAGATGTTCAGAACCAGGTGGCTGGCCGCATGGATCTCATTGAGAAAGAGCTAGATG TGTTGGAGAGCTGGTTGGATTTCACTGGAGAATTGGAGCCTCCAGACCCTTTGGCCAGACTTCCTCAGCTTAAATGGCGAATCAAACAGCTGCTGATGGACTTGGGGAAAGTGCAGCAGATGAGCACAATGTGCTCTGTGTGA
- the phf20l1 gene encoding PHD finger protein 20-like protein 1 isoform X1: MSKKPPNRPGITFEVGARVEAQDYLQKWYPSRIEKIDYDEGKMLVHFDRWSHRYDEWILWDSNRLRPLDRPTLRKEGLKEEEDMAVCLNIERHGEMRSSRLRELPGCTENTEDHKDLPQQRQLQDLKDGEEVLARWTDCRYYPAKIESVNKEGTYTVQFYDGVIRCVKRIHIKSMPDDAKGQQDWIALVKAATAAAKSKGGCRPRTSANSNKDRDDRAEPRLDELNDEDNNADSDRLGSSDEEDCKPSSEELEMAKRKRRSSRQGSCSNVKRARLNKTAGCAKNESDCREELPMASQAGPADETCLGEEPLQSAVTQRHPACVPSTPPGPSRSCRLKHDSGESSISSLSTSTAAESKPSPSSIHTLSDGHTATSNSPQKRRRSQRLATSLDSTCPPSPPSRDSNPNTPQPDSSQRTEAGNSCMIKAEPSLSKPVTSTPPPFVPAPATAQSVLTEKEGMTAMLLVNHTLVAERLPNVVAATGPKTASRTQKPNKHAREPIINTKRSDDPMSPNESLVDLDHNKFKCQIPGCSKAFRKAKLLDYHLKYYHNNDKELESELCSPERGGHARATSTSVPTSSLVEIPDSKRRRTVSTSSSLSSQGHMLQLDCAGSCLKPPKFCRKKHSSASVSSDSTEVSLPTLPRDKTFENFNDRILKRVGEKDKHLDQGLCMKSERKYKIEDKCQLIGKKRDKERRDRKEKDPFKLKQKKKKKKKKKSKQYCYSDMEDVSMSYLERSAYLLHHSASSSFSKHSAFQFPRAILSVDLTGENLSDIDFLEDSTTESLLFSGDEYNQDLDSLTMEDFQDEEDDSANEIVRCICEMDEENGFMIQCEECMCWQHSVCMGLLEDSIPDQYICYICRDPPGQRCNAKYRHEKDWLYKGHMYGLSLLTENYSHQNAKKIVSTHQLLADVYSVKKVLHGLQLKMDILQNKHNPSLHLWARSWVNSDEDQPMGGVPDCIMFQQHVNQNLNPDTYITSEHSYQKPSSMGHQHKHEQGFQTSSQTLSFIPKEEEVSSAISLTGCVSESSSGLVEPARNCLQWQMNLLTHIEDVQNQVAGRMDLIEKELDVLESWLDFTGELEPPDPLARLPQLKWRIKQLLMDLGKVQQMSTMCSV; the protein is encoded by the exons ATGAGTAAGAAACCCCCTAACAGGCCTGGCATTACATTTGAAGTTGGAGCCCGAGTGGAAGCTCAGGACTATTTGCAAAAATG GTATCCTTCACGTATAGAGAAGATTGACTACGATGAAGGGAAAATGCTTGTCCATTTTGACCGTTGGAGCCATCGATATGACGAGTGGATTTTATGGGACAGCAACAGACTACGTCCTCTAGACCGACCCACACTGCGTAAAGAGGGActgaaagaagaggaagacatGGCTGTATGTCTGAATATT GAGAGACACGGTGAGATGAGATCATCTCGCCTGCGTGAGCTTCCTGGATGTACAGAGAACACAGAGGACCATAAAGACTTGCCACAACAGAGACAA TTACAGGACCTGAAAGATGGCGAAGAAGTTCTTGCTCGATGGACAGACTGCCGGTATTATCCTGCCAAGATCGAAAGTGTCAACAAAGAGG GTACCTACACGGTTCAGTTTTATGATGGGGTGATTCGCTGTGTGAAGCGAATCCATATTAAATCTATGCCAGATGATGCCAAAGGACAA CAGGATTGGATTGCCCTTGTGAAGGCAGCCACAGCTGCTGCCAAAAGCAAAGGAGGCTGTCGACCTCGCACCAGTGCCAACAGTAACAAAGACAGAGATGACCGAGCAGAGCCCAGGCTCGATGAACTCAACGATGAGGACAACAATGCCGACTCTGACAGGCTTG GCTCTTCTGATGAGGAAGACTGTAAGCCATCTTCTGAGGAGCTTGAAATGgctaaaagaaaaaggaggagcaGCAGACAAGGCAGTTGCAGCAATGTGAAAAGAGCTCGCCTCAACAAAACAGCAG GTTGTGCCAAAAATGAGAGTGACTGCAGAGAAGAGCTTCCCATGGCATCACAG GCCGGTCCAGCAGATGAAACTTGCCTTGGTGAGGAGCCATTACAGTCTGCTGTAACCCAAAGACATCCTGCATGTGTCCCCAGCACACCCCCAGGACCCTCTCGCTCTTGTAGACTAAAGCATGATTCTGGAGAGTCGAGCATCAGCAGCTTAAGCACAAGCACAGCAGCAGAGTCTAAACCCTCACCTAGTTCCATTCATACCCTCTCAGATGGACACACAG CCACTTCAAACTCTCCTCAGAAGCGTAGAAGATCTCAGCGCCTCGCAACTTCCTTAGATTCAACCTGCCCACCCTCACCACCCAGCCGGGATTCCAATCCCAACACACCACAACCTGATAGTAGTCAGAGAACAG aAGCTGGCAACAGTTGCATGATAAAAGCTGAACCCTCTTTAAGCAAACCCGTAACTAGTACTCCTCCGCCTTTTGTTCCTGCTCCTGCAACTGCTCAATCTGTCTTGACTGAGAAGGAAGGAATGACAGCCATGTTGCTCGTCAATCATACGTTAGTGGCAGAGAGATTGCCAAATGTTGTAGCAG CTACTGGTCCAAAAACTGCTTCAAGGACCCAAAAACCCAACAAGCACGCCAGAGAGCCCA TAATAAATACCAAGCGATCTGATGACCCCATGTCTCCTAACGAGTCTCTGGTTGACCTCGACCACAATAAGTTCAAGTGTCAAATTCCAGGCTGCTCTAAAGCCTTTCGGAAAGCTAAGCTGCTGGATTACCATCTGAAGTATTACCACAACAATGATAAAGAGCTGGAGAGTGAATTATGCTCACCTGAAAGAGGAGGTCATGCCAGAGCCACATCTACTTCTGTACCCACAAGCAGCCTAGTGGAGATACCAGACAGCAAAAGGCGAAGGACAGTGTCCACATCCTCCT ctcTGTCTTCTCAGGGCCACATGCTACAGCTGGACTGTGCTGGCTCTTGTTTGAAGCCTCCAAAGTTTTGTAGGAAGAAACACTCCTCTGCCTCTGTCAGCTCAGACAGCACTGAAGTCTCACTGCCAACTTTACCCAGAGACAAGACTTTTGAGAATTTTAATGACAGGATTCTGAAGAGGGTCGGTGAGAAGGACAAACACCTGGATCAAG gACTGTGTATGAAGTCTGAAAGGAAATATAAAATTGAAGACAAATGCCAGCTCATCG ggaAAAAGAGGGATAAAGAACGCagagatagaaaagaaaaagacccTTTCAAActcaaacagaagaaaaagaaaaagaagaagaagaaatccaAGCAGTACT GCTACTCTGATATGGAAGATGTCTCCATGTCCTACTTGGAGAGATCAGCGTATCTCCTTCATCACTCTGCCTCTAGCTCCTTTTCTAAACACTCAGCCTTCCAGTTTCCTCGTGCCATTCTGTCAGTCGATCTCACAGGAGAGA ACCTATCAGACATTGACTTCTTAGAGGACTCCACCACAGAGTCTCTGCTATTTAGTGGTGATGAATACAACCAAGATCTGGACTCTCTCACAATGGAGGATTTCCAGGATGAAGAGGATGACTCTGCAAATGAGATTGTCCGTTGCATCTGTGAAATGGATGAAGAGAATGGCTTCATGATTCAG tgtgaggagtgtatgtGCTGGCAGcatagtgtgtgtatgggacTACTTGAGGACAGCATACCTGACCAGTATATTTGCTACATCTGTAGAGACCCACCAG GACAGAGATGTAATGCCAAATATCGTCATGAAAAAGATTGGCTATACAAGGGCCACATGTACGGCTTATCTTTACTGACTGAGAACTACTCGCATCAGAACGCTAAGAAGATTGTGTCTACCCATCAGTTACTGGCTGATGTGTACAGTGTTAAAAAGGTGCTTCATGGTCTTCAGCTCAAGATGGACATCTTACA GAATAAACACAATCCCAGTTTGCACTTGTGGGCCCGTTCCTGGGTAAACTCTGATGAAGACCAGCCTATGGGCGGAGTTCCAGACTGCATCATGTTTCAGCAGCACGTCAACCAGAACTTAAACCCTGACACCTATATCACCAGTGAGCACAGCTACCAAAAGCCTTCTAGCATGGGCCACCAACACAAACATGAGCAGGGCTTCCAGACTTCCTCGCAGACACTCTCATTTATACCAAAGGAAGAGGAG GTTAGCAGTGCTATCTCATTGACTGGCTGTGTGAGTGAGAGCAGCTCAGGGCTCGTGGAGCCGGCCAGAAACTGTCTGCAGTGGCAGATGAACCTCCTTACACACATTGAAGATGTTCAGAACCAGGTGGCTGGCCGCATGGATCTCATTGAGAAAGAGCTAGATG TGTTGGAGAGCTGGTTGGATTTCACTGGAGAATTGGAGCCTCCAGACCCTTTGGCCAGACTTCCTCAGCTTAAATGGCGAATCAAACAGCTGCTGATGGACTTGGGGAAAGTGCAGCAGATGAGCACAATGTGCTCTGTGTGA
- the phf20l1 gene encoding PHD finger protein 20-like protein 1 isoform X3 yields the protein MSKKPPNRPGITFEVGARVEAQDYLQKWYPSRIEKIDYDEGKMLVHFDRWSHRYDEWILWDSNRLRPLDRPTLRKEGLKEEEDMAERHGEMRSSRLRELPGCTENTEDHKDLPQQRQLQDLKDGEEVLARWTDCRYYPAKIESVNKEGTYTVQFYDGVIRCVKRIHIKSMPDDAKGQQDWIALVKAATAAAKSKGGCRPRTSANSNKDRDDRAEPRLDELNDEDNNADSDRLGSSDEEDCKPSSEELEMAKRKRRSSRQGSCSNVKRARLNKTAGCAKNESDCREELPMASQAGPADETCLGEEPLQSAVTQRHPACVPSTPPGPSRSCRLKHDSGESSISSLSTSTAAESKPSPSSIHTLSDGHTATSNSPQKRRRSQRLATSLDSTCPPSPPSRDSNPNTPQPDSSQRTEAGNSCMIKAEPSLSKPVTSTPPPFVPAPATAQSVLTEKEGMTAMLLVNHTLVAERLPNVVAATGPKTASRTQKPNKHAREPIINTKRSDDPMSPNESLVDLDHNKFKCQIPGCSKAFRKAKLLDYHLKYYHNNDKELESELCSPERGGHARATSTSVPTSSLVEIPDSKRRRTVSTSSSLSSQGHMLQLDCAGSCLKPPKFCRKKHSSASVSSDSTEVSLPTLPRDKTFENFNDRILKRVGEKDKHLDQGLCMKSERKYKIEDKCQLIGKKRDKERRDRKEKDPFKLKQKKKKKKKKKSKQYCYSDMEDVSMSYLERSAYLLHHSASSSFSKHSAFQFPRAILSVDLTGENLSDIDFLEDSTTESLLFSGDEYNQDLDSLTMEDFQDEEDDSANEIVRCICEMDEENGFMIQCEECMCWQHSVCMGLLEDSIPDQYICYICRDPPGQRCNAKYRHEKDWLYKGHMYGLSLLTENYSHQNAKKIVSTHQLLADVYSVKKVLHGLQLKMDILQNKHNPSLHLWARSWVNSDEDQPMGGVPDCIMFQQHVNQNLNPDTYITSEHSYQKPSSMGHQHKHEQGFQTSSQTLSFIPKEEEVSSAISLTGCVSESSSGLVEPARNCLQWQMNLLTHIEDVQNQVAGRMDLIEKELDVLESWLDFTGELEPPDPLARLPQLKWRIKQLLMDLGKVQQMSTMCSV from the exons ATGAGTAAGAAACCCCCTAACAGGCCTGGCATTACATTTGAAGTTGGAGCCCGAGTGGAAGCTCAGGACTATTTGCAAAAATG GTATCCTTCACGTATAGAGAAGATTGACTACGATGAAGGGAAAATGCTTGTCCATTTTGACCGTTGGAGCCATCGATATGACGAGTGGATTTTATGGGACAGCAACAGACTACGTCCTCTAGACCGACCCACACTGCGTAAAGAGGGActgaaagaagaggaagacatGGCT GAGAGACACGGTGAGATGAGATCATCTCGCCTGCGTGAGCTTCCTGGATGTACAGAGAACACAGAGGACCATAAAGACTTGCCACAACAGAGACAA TTACAGGACCTGAAAGATGGCGAAGAAGTTCTTGCTCGATGGACAGACTGCCGGTATTATCCTGCCAAGATCGAAAGTGTCAACAAAGAGG GTACCTACACGGTTCAGTTTTATGATGGGGTGATTCGCTGTGTGAAGCGAATCCATATTAAATCTATGCCAGATGATGCCAAAGGACAA CAGGATTGGATTGCCCTTGTGAAGGCAGCCACAGCTGCTGCCAAAAGCAAAGGAGGCTGTCGACCTCGCACCAGTGCCAACAGTAACAAAGACAGAGATGACCGAGCAGAGCCCAGGCTCGATGAACTCAACGATGAGGACAACAATGCCGACTCTGACAGGCTTG GCTCTTCTGATGAGGAAGACTGTAAGCCATCTTCTGAGGAGCTTGAAATGgctaaaagaaaaaggaggagcaGCAGACAAGGCAGTTGCAGCAATGTGAAAAGAGCTCGCCTCAACAAAACAGCAG GTTGTGCCAAAAATGAGAGTGACTGCAGAGAAGAGCTTCCCATGGCATCACAG GCCGGTCCAGCAGATGAAACTTGCCTTGGTGAGGAGCCATTACAGTCTGCTGTAACCCAAAGACATCCTGCATGTGTCCCCAGCACACCCCCAGGACCCTCTCGCTCTTGTAGACTAAAGCATGATTCTGGAGAGTCGAGCATCAGCAGCTTAAGCACAAGCACAGCAGCAGAGTCTAAACCCTCACCTAGTTCCATTCATACCCTCTCAGATGGACACACAG CCACTTCAAACTCTCCTCAGAAGCGTAGAAGATCTCAGCGCCTCGCAACTTCCTTAGATTCAACCTGCCCACCCTCACCACCCAGCCGGGATTCCAATCCCAACACACCACAACCTGATAGTAGTCAGAGAACAG aAGCTGGCAACAGTTGCATGATAAAAGCTGAACCCTCTTTAAGCAAACCCGTAACTAGTACTCCTCCGCCTTTTGTTCCTGCTCCTGCAACTGCTCAATCTGTCTTGACTGAGAAGGAAGGAATGACAGCCATGTTGCTCGTCAATCATACGTTAGTGGCAGAGAGATTGCCAAATGTTGTAGCAG CTACTGGTCCAAAAACTGCTTCAAGGACCCAAAAACCCAACAAGCACGCCAGAGAGCCCA TAATAAATACCAAGCGATCTGATGACCCCATGTCTCCTAACGAGTCTCTGGTTGACCTCGACCACAATAAGTTCAAGTGTCAAATTCCAGGCTGCTCTAAAGCCTTTCGGAAAGCTAAGCTGCTGGATTACCATCTGAAGTATTACCACAACAATGATAAAGAGCTGGAGAGTGAATTATGCTCACCTGAAAGAGGAGGTCATGCCAGAGCCACATCTACTTCTGTACCCACAAGCAGCCTAGTGGAGATACCAGACAGCAAAAGGCGAAGGACAGTGTCCACATCCTCCT ctcTGTCTTCTCAGGGCCACATGCTACAGCTGGACTGTGCTGGCTCTTGTTTGAAGCCTCCAAAGTTTTGTAGGAAGAAACACTCCTCTGCCTCTGTCAGCTCAGACAGCACTGAAGTCTCACTGCCAACTTTACCCAGAGACAAGACTTTTGAGAATTTTAATGACAGGATTCTGAAGAGGGTCGGTGAGAAGGACAAACACCTGGATCAAG gACTGTGTATGAAGTCTGAAAGGAAATATAAAATTGAAGACAAATGCCAGCTCATCG ggaAAAAGAGGGATAAAGAACGCagagatagaaaagaaaaagacccTTTCAAActcaaacagaagaaaaagaaaaagaagaagaagaaatccaAGCAGTACT GCTACTCTGATATGGAAGATGTCTCCATGTCCTACTTGGAGAGATCAGCGTATCTCCTTCATCACTCTGCCTCTAGCTCCTTTTCTAAACACTCAGCCTTCCAGTTTCCTCGTGCCATTCTGTCAGTCGATCTCACAGGAGAGA ACCTATCAGACATTGACTTCTTAGAGGACTCCACCACAGAGTCTCTGCTATTTAGTGGTGATGAATACAACCAAGATCTGGACTCTCTCACAATGGAGGATTTCCAGGATGAAGAGGATGACTCTGCAAATGAGATTGTCCGTTGCATCTGTGAAATGGATGAAGAGAATGGCTTCATGATTCAG tgtgaggagtgtatgtGCTGGCAGcatagtgtgtgtatgggacTACTTGAGGACAGCATACCTGACCAGTATATTTGCTACATCTGTAGAGACCCACCAG GACAGAGATGTAATGCCAAATATCGTCATGAAAAAGATTGGCTATACAAGGGCCACATGTACGGCTTATCTTTACTGACTGAGAACTACTCGCATCAGAACGCTAAGAAGATTGTGTCTACCCATCAGTTACTGGCTGATGTGTACAGTGTTAAAAAGGTGCTTCATGGTCTTCAGCTCAAGATGGACATCTTACA GAATAAACACAATCCCAGTTTGCACTTGTGGGCCCGTTCCTGGGTAAACTCTGATGAAGACCAGCCTATGGGCGGAGTTCCAGACTGCATCATGTTTCAGCAGCACGTCAACCAGAACTTAAACCCTGACACCTATATCACCAGTGAGCACAGCTACCAAAAGCCTTCTAGCATGGGCCACCAACACAAACATGAGCAGGGCTTCCAGACTTCCTCGCAGACACTCTCATTTATACCAAAGGAAGAGGAG GTTAGCAGTGCTATCTCATTGACTGGCTGTGTGAGTGAGAGCAGCTCAGGGCTCGTGGAGCCGGCCAGAAACTGTCTGCAGTGGCAGATGAACCTCCTTACACACATTGAAGATGTTCAGAACCAGGTGGCTGGCCGCATGGATCTCATTGAGAAAGAGCTAGATG TGTTGGAGAGCTGGTTGGATTTCACTGGAGAATTGGAGCCTCCAGACCCTTTGGCCAGACTTCCTCAGCTTAAATGGCGAATCAAACAGCTGCTGATGGACTTGGGGAAAGTGCAGCAGATGAGCACAATGTGCTCTGTGTGA